A single window of uncultured Pseudodesulfovibrio sp. DNA harbors:
- a CDS encoding metalloregulator ArsR/SmtB family transcription factor: MEIIKYCKALSDDTRARLVNVLLEYELNVGEIVQVMEMGQSRISRHLKILSESGLVDVRRDGLWAFYRASEEGQGRMFLDGISLLMAEESDLQRDQNRADKVIRERTAATRQFFDDIASDWDRMTAEVLGDLNLGKEIQARLPQCSCAADIGCGPGDMLEILSRTSDSVIGVDNSPKMLELAEERFSEDASMSLRIGEMTHLPLRDWEADCTVVSLVLHHLARPIDALKEAGRVLKIGGRLIIAEFDQHENELMRSEYGDRRLGIPREKMVGWLEKARFDVKSVTEFEVNMGLVVVLYEAEKK, from the coding sequence ATGGAAATTATTAAATATTGCAAAGCATTATCTGACGACACTCGGGCGCGACTGGTCAACGTTCTTTTGGAATACGAATTGAATGTTGGTGAAATCGTACAGGTTATGGAAATGGGGCAGTCCCGAATTTCCCGGCATCTGAAAATTTTATCAGAGTCTGGTCTGGTGGACGTCCGTCGTGATGGACTCTGGGCTTTTTACAGAGCCAGTGAAGAAGGTCAGGGGCGTATGTTCCTTGACGGTATCAGCCTGTTGATGGCTGAAGAATCCGATTTGCAGCGTGATCAAAATCGAGCTGACAAGGTTATTCGTGAGCGGACGGCTGCTACTCGTCAGTTCTTCGACGACATTGCTTCTGATTGGGACCGTATGACAGCCGAAGTCCTTGGCGACCTCAACCTTGGGAAGGAAATTCAGGCTCGATTGCCTCAATGTTCCTGTGCAGCCGATATTGGCTGCGGACCGGGTGATATGCTCGAAATTTTGTCCAGAACATCGGATTCTGTTATCGGTGTTGATAACTCTCCCAAGATGTTGGAACTGGCTGAGGAACGTTTTTCGGAAGACGCGTCCATGTCCTTGCGTATAGGCGAGATGACCCATCTGCCTTTGCGTGATTGGGAAGCTGACTGTACTGTTGTATCTCTGGTGTTGCACCATTTGGCGCGGCCTATTGATGCTCTCAAGGAAGCCGGGCGTGTACTCAAGATCGGTGGCCGGTTGATCATTGCCGAGTTCGATCAGCATGAGAATGAACTCATGCGGAGTGAATACGGCGATCGTCGACTCGGTATCCCCCGTGAGAAGATGGTCGGTTGGTTGGAAAAGGCGCGGTTTGACGTGAAATCCGTCACTGAATTTGAAGTTAATATGGGACTCGTGGTTGTACTCTACGAGGCCGAGAAAAAATAA
- a CDS encoding PEGA domain-containing protein — protein MKRYTRIALSLTLAALPLMGCGVATQNIPVSSNPSGAQVFADGMQTCTTPCSVELEKTQAHILTLKKPGYKQADVQISQKYDTGGVTRDAVQSGMSSSSMGSSVEGSITNALLTAEQDEASGNAYVLTPSSVVVSLVPENGTAPAAATTQSQQATVKTTEPATIGSAIEADPAGVGEEVLKEAAIAAPTVGTEKEVSHHSHTSTHYNKDGSMSQHSSSSSTSVGVHVNPVAAGLDALEFLEGAEKKHEAEEATESAQ, from the coding sequence ATGAAAAGATACACTCGAATTGCCCTGTCCCTTACTCTGGCAGCACTTCCCCTTATGGGTTGTGGCGTCGCAACACAAAACATCCCTGTATCCAGTAACCCCAGTGGTGCACAGGTTTTTGCCGACGGCATGCAAACATGTACCACTCCATGTTCCGTAGAACTGGAAAAGACTCAGGCACACATCCTTACCTTGAAGAAACCCGGTTACAAACAGGCCGATGTCCAAATATCTCAAAAATACGACACAGGCGGCGTGACGCGTGATGCCGTCCAGTCTGGCATGTCCAGTTCATCCATGGGCAGCTCTGTCGAAGGTTCCATTACCAATGCGCTCCTTACTGCAGAGCAGGATGAAGCAAGCGGTAATGCATATGTCCTGACTCCAAGCTCTGTCGTCGTTTCTCTGGTCCCAGAGAACGGGACGGCTCCTGCCGCTGCTACCACACAATCTCAACAGGCAACGGTAAAGACAACGGAACCGGCTACCATCGGTTCCGCCATTGAAGCTGACCCGGCAGGTGTTGGCGAAGAGGTCCTCAAAGAAGCCGCCATTGCTGCACCAACCGTTGGCACTGAAAAGGAAGTAAGCCATCATTCGCATACTTCCACTCATTACAACAAAGACGGGTCCATGTCGCAGCATTCCTCCTCCAGTTCCACCAGCGTGGGTGTTCACGTGAACCCCGTCGCAGCCGGATTGGATGCTCTCGAATTCCTGGAAGGTGCTGAGAAGAAGCACGAAGCAGAAGAGGCCACTGAAAGCGCACAGTAA
- a CDS encoding universal stress protein, with product MFKKILLAVTPQIDTQTAPKAAFDLARKRGAELILFHALPLGKDAWCSFEETIPEKELIESTRNKIAEYYAKDLKDIPNHSIRVVAGTVDEQLLKIIHSEGIDLIVMGHHTSDMHRPDRMWGVVDTSIRKVCANVFCPVMVVTNEMPKGADIKRILMATDFSTPSDSALCYATQLARTNDAHLDIFHVLDVGQTRPTPKYYMQEMDIFIDKAIERMKKRYAKALDGISHTYHCWEGIPYTEILKQARWDESDIIIMAQYSSSEEPAQPSIGSTTIQVALSPGCPAIIVNYRARVCM from the coding sequence ATGTTCAAGAAAATACTTCTGGCAGTGACCCCTCAGATCGACACACAAACCGCACCCAAAGCGGCCTTTGATCTTGCCCGAAAACGCGGGGCTGAATTGATTCTGTTCCACGCCCTTCCTCTGGGCAAAGACGCATGGTGTTCCTTTGAGGAAACCATCCCGGAAAAGGAACTCATTGAATCCACTCGAAACAAGATCGCCGAGTATTATGCCAAAGATCTCAAAGATATTCCCAACCACTCCATCAGGGTGGTTGCCGGCACCGTGGACGAACAGCTTCTCAAGATCATCCATTCGGAAGGCATAGACTTAATCGTCATGGGACATCACACATCAGACATGCACCGCCCGGATCGCATGTGGGGAGTGGTGGACACCTCCATCCGCAAGGTTTGCGCCAACGTTTTCTGCCCTGTCATGGTCGTAACCAATGAAATGCCCAAAGGGGCGGACATCAAGCGTATCCTCATGGCAACCGACTTCTCTACACCATCGGATTCAGCACTCTGTTATGCGACACAGCTCGCGCGAACCAATGACGCGCATTTGGACATCTTCCATGTACTCGATGTGGGACAAACCCGCCCCACCCCCAAATATTACATGCAGGAAATGGATATATTCATCGACAAAGCCATAGAACGCATGAAGAAACGGTACGCCAAAGCCCTTGATGGAATCAGCCACACTTACCACTGCTGGGAAGGCATCCCGTACACGGAGATTCTCAAACAGGCACGGTGGGATGAATCCGATATCATTATCATGGCGCAATATTCCTCCAGCGAGGAACCAGCGCAACCTTCAATCGGGTCCACAACCATTCAGGTCGCGTTGTCCCCCGGATGTCCGGCCATTATCGTCAATTATCGCGCCAGAGTGTGCATGTAA
- a CDS encoding PEGA domain-containing protein encodes MKTLGIISTLACLYMLAACGPPKQKIPVSTDPIGADVYADGKKTCTSPCSVNLDKQGDHLITIVKEGYAQEEIIIRRQFKPDRAIRDGVISGIIKGGDPKDVAGETAKEIDEQERSGEAYELKPSIVIIELHKK; translated from the coding sequence ATGAAAACACTTGGCATCATTTCGACCTTGGCCTGCCTGTATATGCTGGCTGCCTGCGGCCCACCCAAACAAAAAATACCTGTCAGCACCGACCCCATCGGTGCTGACGTGTATGCCGATGGCAAAAAAACATGCACCAGTCCCTGTTCAGTCAATCTCGACAAACAAGGGGATCATCTCATCACCATTGTCAAGGAAGGGTACGCGCAGGAAGAAATCATCATCCGCCGACAATTCAAACCGGATCGCGCCATACGTGACGGCGTCATTTCCGGCATCATCAAAGGCGGTGACCCCAAGGATGTGGCCGGAGAAACAGCCAAAGAAATTGACGAACAGGAACGATCCGGCGAGGCGTACGAGTTGAAACCGTCTATTGTCATCATCGAGTTGCACAAAAAATAG
- a CDS encoding DUF721 domain-containing protein, with the protein MPRFLDKLDTTGGAALVRLWRAWDDIMGEMAPMARPLGHRGTKIILAAGDPIIMQEAQYLAPMLLQKINAFLGEEVFDKVVFELLNGRVPLDEDIRPEAPEPPRKLKRPKNLGRLKDELDPNSPVGRCYRAYRRMFDDSE; encoded by the coding sequence ATGCCACGTTTTTTGGACAAGCTCGACACCACGGGTGGAGCCGCTCTGGTCAGGCTGTGGCGTGCGTGGGATGACATCATGGGAGAAATGGCCCCCATGGCCCGACCTCTCGGCCATCGGGGTACTAAAATCATCCTCGCAGCCGGGGACCCCATCATCATGCAGGAAGCCCAATATCTGGCTCCGATGTTACTCCAAAAAATAAACGCATTTCTGGGCGAAGAAGTCTTTGACAAAGTCGTATTTGAACTGCTAAACGGCAGAGTTCCTTTGGACGAAGATATTCGGCCGGAGGCTCCCGAGCCTCCGAGGAAACTTAAAAGACCTAAGAATTTAGGTCGATTAAAAGATGAGCTAGACCCGAACTCCCCTGTGGGGAGATGTTACCGGGCCTACCGGCGAATGTTTGACGATTCAGAATAA